In Salinigranum marinum, one DNA window encodes the following:
- the smc gene encoding chromosome segregation protein SMC — protein sequence MHIKELVLDDFKSFGRKTRIPFYEDFTVVTGPNGSGKSNIIDGVLFALGLARTRGIRAEKLTDLIYNPGHDGDGEVAGPMEASVQVILDNADATLSRSQVVSAAGTDDVGDVDEITVKRRVKRTEENYYSYYYLNGRSVNLSDIRDLLAQAGITPEGYNVVMQGDVTEIINTTPYRRREIVDEIAGVAEFDAKKQDAFEELEAVKERVEEVDLRIEEKEDRLDQLADERETALQYQGLREEKTEYEGYLKAAELEEKQSELAATEKRVEAAEQELADVQSALDERQGKVTRLEDELDELTREIERKGEDEQLRIKAEMEEIKGEVRSLENDIEAAEERKEAAETERRKAFVELDRKNERIDELDAEIRETKVEKASVKSEIQSTEADLAEIEAEIESVDTAFDELKDELATRKEELETLKSEKNDLQREKDRLLDGARRRSNELSEARDELAAAKEAIPEKKKRLSELHSELDTAEKNEAKIDGIVDDLRAKKEELKGELADVEDELRGKQNEYAELEARAGRDGDDSYPRAVTTILNAGISGVHGTVGQLGAVSGEYATACETAAGGRLAHVVVDDDGVGSSCIDYLKSRNAGRATFLPISKMDDRGLPRAPSRPGVVDFARNLVDFEPRYDPVFSYVLGSTLVVEDMETARDLMGDYRMVTLDGDLVEKSGAMTGGSGSGTRYSFSKSGKGKLERLAEEISELEETRRSFSAEIDEVESQLDDARGRASDAREKVRSVEADIERAEEELSEAEARVGELEARIAELDEERESVDAEMRELDADIGEKDDAIDEVEASIAELETELADSKVPELSAKADDRRAEIDEYESRMDDLDARLNELSLEKEYAEEAIDDLEATIESAQNRKADATETIAATEEAIADQEERLAEKREAVADLEDELAELKDDRRELQSELQEARAARDAQRERVSTVESKLESLESSAERLSWEIDELEAEVGEYDPDEIPDHDTVESEIQRLQAEMAELEPVNMLAIDEYDRVSEELSEMQEKRDVLVEERDGIRERIERYESQKKETFMEAFDAIDEQFTDIFERLSDGTGELHLENPDDPFEAGLTMKAQPGDKPVQRLDAMSGGEKSLTALAFIFAIQRYNPAPFYALDEIDAFLDAANAERVGEMVDDLAGDAQFVVVSHRSALLERSERAIGVTMQGDNVSAVTGIRLGDADGEEVPADD from the coding sequence ATGCATATCAAAGAGCTCGTCTTAGACGATTTCAAGAGTTTCGGCCGCAAGACCCGAATCCCCTTCTACGAGGATTTCACCGTCGTGACGGGCCCGAACGGCTCGGGCAAGTCCAACATCATCGACGGCGTCCTGTTCGCACTCGGCCTCGCCCGGACCCGCGGGATCCGCGCCGAGAAGCTCACGGACCTCATCTACAACCCCGGCCACGACGGCGACGGCGAGGTCGCCGGCCCGATGGAGGCGTCCGTCCAGGTGATCCTCGACAACGCCGACGCGACCCTCTCGCGGTCACAGGTCGTCTCGGCCGCGGGGACCGACGATGTCGGCGACGTCGACGAGATCACCGTCAAGCGCCGCGTCAAGCGGACCGAGGAGAACTACTACTCGTACTACTACCTCAACGGGCGCTCGGTGAACCTCTCCGACATTCGGGACCTGCTCGCGCAGGCGGGTATCACGCCCGAGGGGTACAACGTGGTCATGCAGGGCGACGTCACCGAGATCATCAACACGACGCCGTATCGGAGAAGAGAGATCGTCGACGAGATCGCCGGCGTCGCCGAGTTCGACGCGAAGAAGCAAGACGCCTTCGAGGAGCTCGAAGCGGTCAAAGAGCGGGTCGAAGAGGTCGATCTCCGCATCGAGGAGAAGGAAGACCGGCTGGACCAGTTGGCAGACGAACGCGAGACCGCCCTCCAGTACCAGGGACTCCGCGAGGAGAAAACCGAGTACGAGGGCTACCTCAAGGCGGCCGAACTCGAGGAGAAGCAGTCCGAACTCGCCGCCACGGAGAAACGGGTCGAAGCCGCCGAACAGGAGCTCGCGGACGTCCAGTCGGCGCTCGACGAACGCCAGGGGAAGGTCACGCGGTTGGAGGACGAACTCGACGAGCTGACCCGCGAGATCGAACGGAAGGGCGAGGACGAACAGCTCCGGATCAAAGCCGAGATGGAGGAGATCAAAGGCGAGGTCCGTTCGCTGGAGAACGACATCGAGGCCGCCGAGGAGCGCAAGGAGGCCGCAGAGACCGAACGCCGCAAGGCGTTCGTCGAACTCGACCGCAAGAACGAGCGCATCGACGAGCTGGACGCCGAGATCCGCGAGACGAAAGTCGAGAAAGCCTCGGTGAAGTCCGAGATCCAGTCGACGGAGGCCGATCTCGCCGAGATCGAAGCCGAGATCGAGAGCGTCGACACGGCGTTCGACGAACTCAAAGACGAGCTCGCGACGCGGAAAGAAGAGTTAGAGACGCTCAAGTCGGAGAAGAACGACCTCCAGCGCGAGAAGGACCGCCTGCTCGACGGGGCGCGTCGCCGGTCGAACGAGCTGTCGGAGGCCCGTGACGAGCTCGCGGCGGCGAAGGAGGCAATCCCCGAGAAGAAAAAGCGGCTCTCGGAGCTCCACTCCGAGCTTGACACGGCCGAGAAGAACGAGGCGAAGATCGACGGCATCGTCGACGACCTCCGCGCGAAGAAAGAGGAGCTGAAGGGGGAGCTCGCGGATGTCGAGGACGAACTCCGCGGGAAGCAAAACGAGTACGCCGAACTCGAAGCCCGCGCTGGGCGCGACGGCGACGACTCCTATCCGCGGGCGGTCACGACGATCCTCAACGCGGGGATCTCGGGCGTCCACGGCACCGTCGGGCAGCTCGGCGCGGTGTCCGGCGAGTACGCCACCGCCTGTGAGACCGCCGCGGGGGGCCGACTGGCACACGTCGTCGTCGACGACGACGGTGTCGGCTCGTCGTGTATCGACTACCTCAAATCGCGCAACGCCGGTCGGGCGACGTTCCTCCCGATCTCGAAGATGGACGACCGCGGGCTCCCCCGTGCGCCTTCCCGTCCGGGCGTCGTCGACTTCGCGCGGAACCTCGTCGACTTCGAGCCCAGATACGACCCCGTCTTCTCGTACGTCCTGGGGTCGACGCTGGTCGTCGAGGACATGGAGACGGCCCGGGACCTGATGGGCGACTACAGAATGGTCACCCTCGACGGCGACCTGGTCGAGAAGTCGGGTGCGATGACCGGCGGGTCGGGGTCGGGCACCCGCTACTCCTTCTCGAAGTCGGGCAAAGGGAAACTGGAGCGGCTGGCCGAGGAGATCTCGGAGTTGGAGGAGACCCGCCGGTCGTTCTCGGCGGAGATCGACGAGGTCGAGAGCCAACTGGACGACGCCCGCGGTCGCGCGTCGGACGCCAGAGAGAAGGTCCGCTCCGTCGAGGCCGACATCGAGCGCGCCGAGGAGGAACTGTCCGAGGCCGAGGCGCGCGTCGGGGAGCTCGAAGCGCGCATCGCCGAACTCGACGAAGAACGTGAGTCGGTCGACGCGGAGATGCGGGAACTCGACGCCGACATCGGGGAGAAAGACGACGCGATCGACGAGGTCGAAGCCTCGATCGCGGAACTCGAGACCGAACTCGCCGACTCGAAGGTGCCGGAGCTGTCGGCGAAGGCCGACGATCGTCGCGCCGAGATCGACGAGTACGAAAGTCGGATGGACGACCTCGACGCGCGGCTGAACGAACTCTCCCTGGAGAAAGAGTACGCCGAAGAGGCCATCGACGACCTCGAAGCGACGATCGAGTCGGCGCAGAACCGCAAGGCAGACGCGACGGAGACGATCGCGGCAACGGAGGAGGCGATCGCCGATCAGGAGGAACGCCTGGCGGAGAAACGCGAGGCCGTCGCGGATCTCGAAGACGAGCTCGCGGAGCTGAAAGACGACCGCCGGGAGCTCCAGTCCGAGCTGCAGGAGGCGCGTGCCGCCCGAGACGCACAGCGAGAACGGGTGAGCACGGTCGAGTCGAAACTGGAGTCGCTCGAGTCGTCGGCCGAACGGCTGTCGTGGGAGATCGACGAGCTCGAGGCCGAGGTCGGCGAGTACGACCCCGACGAGATCCCGGATCACGACACCGTCGAGTCCGAGATCCAACGGTTGCAAGCGGAGATGGCGGAACTCGAACCGGTGAACATGCTCGCCATCGACGAGTACGACCGCGTCTCCGAGGAGCTGTCGGAGATGCAGGAGAAACGCGACGTGCTCGTCGAGGAGCGCGACGGCATCAGGGAACGCATCGAGCGCTACGAGTCCCAGAAGAAGGAGACGTTCATGGAGGCGTTCGACGCGATCGACGAACAGTTTACCGACATCTTCGAGCGCCTCTCCGACGGGACGGGCGAACTCCACCTCGAAAACCCCGACGACCCCTTCGAGGCCGGGCTGACGATGAAGGCCCAGCCGGGCGACAAACCGGTTCAGCGGTTGGACGCGATGTCCGGCGGCGAGAAGTCGCTCACCGCGCTGGCGTTCATCTTCGCCATCCAGCGGTACAACCCCGCGCCGTTTTACGCGCTCGACGAGATCGACGCCTTCCTCGACGCCGCGAACGCCGAGCGCGTCGGCGAGATGGTCGACGACCTCGCGGGCGACGCGCAGTTCGTCGTCGTCTCGCACCGCTCGGCGCTCTTAGAGCGGTCCGAACGGGCTATCGGCGTCACGATGCAGGGCGACAACGTCTCCGCGGTCACGGGAATCAGGCTCGGCGACGCCGACGGCGAGGAGGTCCCCGCGGATGACTGA
- a CDS encoding ScpA family protein — MTDDDGSASNDDDFYADADDAAFSLDLTSPRDGTGGSDEKAEPLSNGESTPTDDAALVTDAADVDSEGADDEVEPVELLVQLAEDGEIEPWDIDIVAVTDAFLERLDESDLRTSGRALFYASVLLRMKSDEILAPDEPEPEEPWEAARDDQAFDHDPIDALESEMDRRLERKHARGSPETLDELVRELREAEHGSWWKEARTYDTSDSPHGYGRGTQTLDYRAADDFRDEGEPGEADVTGTAHTEDIESTIADVETALRGHYDKGREEVLFAEISGLGGRPVQTFLALLFLAHRGVVHLQQDELFGDLWVQNPAASTVGDEAVAD; from the coding sequence ATGACTGACGACGACGGATCGGCGTCGAACGACGACGACTTTTACGCCGACGCCGACGACGCCGCGTTCTCGCTCGATCTGACCAGCCCGCGCGACGGCACGGGTGGCTCGGACGAGAAGGCGGAGCCACTGTCGAACGGCGAGTCGACGCCGACGGACGACGCCGCGCTCGTGACCGACGCGGCCGACGTCGACAGCGAGGGGGCCGACGACGAGGTCGAACCCGTCGAACTCCTGGTGCAACTCGCCGAAGACGGCGAGATCGAACCGTGGGACATCGACATCGTCGCCGTCACCGACGCCTTCCTCGAGCGTCTAGACGAGAGCGACCTCCGGACGTCGGGGCGGGCGCTGTTTTACGCGAGCGTGCTCCTCCGGATGAAGAGCGACGAGATCCTCGCGCCCGACGAGCCCGAACCAGAGGAGCCCTGGGAGGCCGCGAGGGACGACCAGGCCTTCGACCACGACCCGATCGACGCGCTCGAATCGGAGATGGACCGCCGGCTCGAGCGGAAACACGCCCGCGGGTCGCCGGAGACGCTCGACGAACTCGTCCGCGAACTCCGCGAGGCCGAACATGGCTCGTGGTGGAAGGAAGCACGCACGTACGACACGAGTGACTCCCCGCACGGCTACGGCCGGGGGACCCAGACGCTGGATTACCGCGCTGCGGACGACTTCCGCGACGAGGGCGAACCCGGCGAGGCGGACGTCACCGGAACGGCCCACACGGAGGACATCGAGTCGACCATCGCCGACGTCGAAACCGCCCTCAGGGGCCACTACGACAAGGGCCGCGAGGAGGTGCTGTTCGCGGAGATCAGCGGGTTGGGCGGTCGTCCCGTCCAGACGTTCCTCGCGCTCTTGTTCCTCGCCCACCGCGGGGTCGTCCACCTCCAGCAGGACGAACTGTTCGGTGACCTCTGGGTGCAGAACCCGGCGGCGTCGACCGTCGGCGACGAGGCCGTCGCCGACTGA
- a CDS encoding DUF7344 domain-containing protein, translating to MSELDDYLRLLADERKRRLLRSLLDADGDPVALSPDDPHERARLHHIHLPKLADAGLIDWDRRDHLVVRGPAFDEVVPLLEAIADYRENGRR from the coding sequence GTGTCCGAACTCGACGACTACCTCCGACTGCTCGCCGACGAACGCAAGCGACGGCTCCTTCGGTCGCTCCTGGACGCCGACGGCGATCCAGTCGCGCTCTCGCCCGACGACCCGCACGAGCGCGCGCGGCTTCACCACATCCACCTCCCGAAACTGGCCGATGCGGGGTTGATCGACTGGGACCGGCGCGACCACCTCGTTGTCCGGGGCCCCGCGTTCGACGAGGTGGTGCCGTTGCTCGAAGCGATCGCCGACTACCGCGAGAACGGACGGCGCTGA
- the mtnP gene encoding S-methyl-5'-thioadenosine phosphorylase, with amino-acid sequence MIGFIGGSGIYEALPLANTREADVTTPFGDPSAPPVVGEFADTGREVAFLPRHGRHHQYSPTNLPYRANVYALKELGVTHVIASNAVGSLREDLPPRTLVVPDQAYDRTKHRPLTFYDDGIVVHQPFAEPYCRELSAHLVEAARAVDADVVDGGTYVCIEGPQFSTIAESEFYRTQGWDVVGMTTIPEAKLAREAELAYATITGVTDYDVWKEGSQVTLEEVLANAAANEDAIKRTVERAIETLPADHTCDCHTALAGTVNTPTEAIPDATRERLDPLVGDYL; translated from the coding sequence ATGATCGGCTTCATCGGTGGCAGCGGGATCTACGAGGCGCTCCCTCTGGCGAACACCCGCGAGGCGGACGTGACCACGCCGTTCGGCGATCCATCGGCGCCCCCCGTCGTCGGCGAGTTCGCCGACACCGGCCGCGAGGTCGCGTTCCTCCCGCGGCACGGTCGGCACCACCAGTACTCCCCGACGAATCTCCCCTACCGGGCGAACGTCTACGCGCTGAAGGAACTCGGCGTGACGCACGTCATCGCGTCGAACGCGGTCGGGAGTCTGCGCGAGGACCTGCCCCCGCGAACGCTCGTCGTCCCCGACCAGGCGTACGACCGGACGAAACACCGCCCGCTGACGTTCTACGACGACGGCATCGTCGTCCACCAGCCCTTCGCCGAGCCGTACTGTCGCGAACTCTCGGCACACCTAGTCGAGGCGGCCCGCGCGGTCGACGCCGACGTCGTCGACGGCGGGACGTACGTCTGCATCGAAGGCCCGCAGTTCTCGACCATCGCCGAGAGCGAGTTCTACCGCACACAGGGGTGGGACGTCGTCGGGATGACGACGATTCCCGAGGCGAAACTCGCCCGGGAGGCCGAACTGGCGTACGCGACGATCACCGGCGTCACCGACTACGACGTCTGGAAGGAGGGGTCACAGGTGACGCTCGAAGAGGTGTTGGCGAACGCGGCGGCGAACGAGGACGCGATCAAGCGGACGGTCGAGCGGGCCATCGAGACGCTCCCCGCCGACCACACCTGCGACTGCCACACCGCCCTCGCCGGGACCGTGAACACCCCGACGGAGGCCATCCCTGACGCGACCAGAGAGCGACTCGACCCGCTCGTCGGCGACTACCTCTGA
- a CDS encoding AEC family transporter, protein MSLVSIFATAILPIFAISVVGFVLGRVRDVDPGPLNTVTVYVLAPALVFHSLATTTLAAGTLVDVALAVVAYHAVMIVVAEGVGRVLGGATTGVSAIVLVSAFPNSGNVGVPISEFAFGDAGRATAVLYLTVQAVLMYTVGVYIAARGNDDGALTGVRRVFTVPLVYAVVAALGVRALGVVPPTGTTAMTTLKLVGDSAIPVMLLILGIQLAETEYGATLRQIGTATVLRMGVGPVVAAAVALAIGFADPTVGRVFVLESTMPAAITPLILLSEFGEGEVGGVPVESFVSTAVLVTTLVSIPVLTAVIALLDAGVPL, encoded by the coding sequence GTGTCGCTCGTCTCCATCTTCGCGACGGCGATCCTCCCGATCTTCGCCATCTCGGTCGTCGGGTTCGTCCTCGGGCGCGTCCGCGACGTCGACCCCGGGCCGCTGAACACGGTGACGGTGTACGTCCTGGCGCCGGCGCTCGTCTTTCACAGTTTGGCGACGACGACCCTGGCGGCCGGGACGCTCGTCGACGTGGCCCTGGCAGTCGTCGCCTACCACGCCGTGATGATCGTCGTCGCCGAGGGCGTCGGGCGCGTTCTCGGCGGCGCGACGACCGGCGTGAGCGCGATCGTGCTGGTGAGTGCGTTCCCGAACTCGGGCAACGTCGGCGTCCCGATCTCCGAGTTCGCCTTCGGCGACGCCGGCCGGGCGACGGCGGTGTTGTACCTGACGGTTCAGGCGGTGCTGATGTACACCGTCGGCGTCTACATCGCCGCCAGAGGCAACGACGACGGGGCGCTCACGGGCGTCCGGCGCGTCTTCACCGTCCCGCTCGTCTACGCCGTCGTCGCCGCTCTCGGGGTTCGCGCACTCGGCGTCGTCCCGCCGACGGGGACGACCGCGATGACGACGCTCAAACTCGTCGGCGACTCGGCGATCCCCGTCATGCTGCTCATCCTTGGGATCCAACTCGCCGAGACGGAGTACGGGGCGACGCTCCGACAGATCGGGACCGCGACGGTGCTCCGGATGGGTGTCGGACCCGTCGTCGCCGCCGCCGTCGCCCTCGCGATCGGTTTCGCCGACCCCACCGTCGGACGGGTGTTCGTCCTCGAAAGCACCATGCCCGCCGCGATCACGCCGCTCATCCTCCTCTCGGAGTTCGGCGAGGGCGAGGTCGGCGGGGTCCCCGTCGAATCGTTCGTCTCGACGGCGGTGCTCGTGACGACGCTGGTCTCCATCCCGGTGCTCACGGCCGTCATCGCCCTGCTCGATGCGGGCGTCCCCCTCTAG
- a CDS encoding archaellin/type IV pilin N-terminal domain-containing protein: MWREQDSPQKAADDRGATSVIGVLLTVVVVFVLAASVGLAGLTVGGDVTKGISEPAPVPHIDVEPNFDGTDNHGVAYFRLVHEVGDRVDSESIHVHDSDGNSITWREIYRGDRYMSGGENVHLDGYGGSDGSLNCLAKGETYRLVWVADNGDSFTIDRITVDRAPPASSLAECRDGWPPE; the protein is encoded by the coding sequence ATGTGGCGCGAACAGGACAGTCCCCAGAAGGCGGCGGACGACCGGGGGGCGACGTCGGTCATCGGCGTGTTGCTGACCGTCGTGGTCGTGTTCGTGCTGGCGGCGTCGGTCGGACTGGCTGGGCTCACCGTCGGCGGGGACGTCACGAAGGGGATCTCGGAGCCGGCCCCGGTGCCGCACATCGACGTCGAACCGAACTTCGACGGGACCGACAACCACGGCGTGGCGTACTTCCGGCTCGTCCACGAGGTCGGCGACCGCGTCGACAGCGAGTCGATCCACGTCCACGACAGCGACGGCAACAGCATCACCTGGCGAGAGATCTACCGGGGTGATCGGTACATGAGCGGCGGCGAGAACGTCCATCTCGACGGCTACGGGGGAAGCGACGGGAGCCTGAACTGTCTCGCGAAAGGGGAGACGTACCGCCTGGTCTGGGTGGCCGACAACGGCGACAGCTTCACCATCGATCGGATCACCGTCGATCGGGCCCCACCGGCCTCGTCGCTGGCCGAGTGTCGCGACGGCTGGCCGCCGGAGTGA
- a CDS encoding HD domain-containing protein, which yields MSGADGEGSDAGDDEKADATDDEKADATETEPGVDDALAALEAGFGLKDERRTGWQLRGVDDPESVAAHSWGVCLLCLAFADDAGVDPDRALRLAVVHDLAEADTGDVPTRADPADEPVCAAEKERRERAAMADLGAPFSAVAEAWEAYERRDTAVARFVKDMDLVDMCLQALVYERERRYDPDGTFDSEYDRLDEFFATAEPRLSTDVGRRLYDRIRATYDALVDERTDGDGTTD from the coding sequence GTGAGCGGGGCCGACGGCGAGGGTAGCGACGCTGGCGACGACGAGAAGGCGGATGCTACCGACGACGAGAAGGCGGATGCTACCGAGACGGAACCGGGCGTGGACGACGCGCTCGCCGCGCTCGAAGCGGGGTTCGGACTGAAGGACGAACGCCGGACGGGGTGGCAGCTCCGCGGCGTCGACGACCCCGAATCCGTCGCCGCGCACAGCTGGGGCGTGTGCCTGCTCTGTCTCGCGTTCGCCGACGACGCCGGCGTCGATCCCGACCGCGCCCTCCGACTCGCGGTCGTCCACGACCTCGCGGAGGCGGACACCGGCGACGTCCCGACCCGCGCGGACCCCGCGGACGAGCCGGTCTGCGCCGCCGAGAAGGAGCGGCGCGAACGGGCCGCGATGGCCGACCTCGGCGCGCCGTTCTCCGCTGTCGCCGAGGCCTGGGAGGCGTACGAACGCCGCGACACCGCCGTGGCGCGGTTCGTCAAAGATATGGATCTCGTCGATATGTGTCTGCAGGCGCTCGTCTACGAACGCGAGCGGCGGTACGATCCTGACGGAACATTCGACAGCGAGTACGACCGACTCGACGAGTTCTTCGCGACCGCCGAGCCGCGGCTGTCGACCGACGTGGGACGGAGACTCTACGATCGGATCCGCGCGACGTACGACGCGCTCGTCGACGAGCGGACCGACGGCGACGGCACGACCGACTGA
- a CDS encoding phosphoribosyltransferase, whose protein sequence is MGDLPEEFRCTITNWDYIYGLCRDVSEEVKASSFEPDVIVALARGGWFAGRCICDFLGLDDLTSLKMEHYVGTAQKSGEPEVRYPMPEGSVAGKDVLVIDDIADTGGSIERAHEYVHEREPGEVRTATLQLLGTSEFEPDYVGERLNEWAWVVYPWNFIEDMIDLVSGVMRKADEETFESDDIRHYLASYHEVDRIGMEIAQPGRLSEVMTEMERRDVVESAGETAWRLTDGE, encoded by the coding sequence ATGGGTGACCTCCCGGAGGAGTTCAGATGTACGATCACGAACTGGGACTACATTTACGGCCTCTGTCGGGACGTCTCCGAGGAGGTGAAGGCGTCGTCGTTCGAGCCGGACGTCATCGTCGCGCTCGCGCGTGGCGGCTGGTTCGCGGGCCGGTGTATCTGTGACTTCCTCGGGCTCGACGACCTGACGAGCCTGAAGATGGAACACTACGTCGGCACGGCGCAGAAGTCGGGCGAACCCGAAGTCCGGTACCCGATGCCCGAGGGGAGCGTCGCCGGCAAGGACGTCCTCGTCATCGACGACATCGCCGACACGGGCGGGTCGATCGAACGCGCCCACGAGTACGTCCACGAGCGCGAACCGGGCGAGGTCCGAACGGCCACGCTCCAGCTGCTCGGAACGAGCGAGTTCGAGCCCGACTACGTCGGCGAACGCCTCAACGAGTGGGCGTGGGTCGTCTACCCGTGGAACTTCATCGAGGACATGATCGACCTCGTCTCGGGCGTCATGCGGAAGGCCGACGAGGAGACGTTTGAGTCCGACGACATCCGCCACTACCTCGCCAGCTACCACGAGGTCGACCGCATCGGGATGGAGATCGCCCAGCCAGGGCGGCTCTCCGAGGTGATGACCGAGATGGAGCGCCGCGACGTCGTCGAGAGCGCGGGCGAGACCGCCTGGCGGCTCACCGACGGGGAGTGA
- a CDS encoding DUF7563 family protein, with product MHTCTNCDSYVTSDFVRVFGTEDHRVFGCPHCANMRELMQGVGGRVPDGESSRT from the coding sequence ATGCACACCTGCACAAACTGTGACTCGTACGTTACGTCCGACTTCGTCCGCGTGTTCGGGACCGAGGACCACCGCGTGTTCGGCTGCCCTCACTGTGCGAACATGCGCGAACTCATGCAAGGGGTCGGCGGGCGCGTCCCGGACGGGGAATCATCGCGAACCTGA